Proteins encoded by one window of Candidatus Obscuribacter sp.:
- a CDS encoding sterol desaturase family protein, with the protein MFEGASAITLPFLTVALLMILVEAFISCKKGLKLYHGQDTLCNLAIFVGNRLAQPFFVGYTYMCLKFVEQFALFDLPNNLATTVFAVVITDLVYYWEHRLSHTTKVLWFFHEVHHSSKLFNLTTSFRLHWLGRFTSPVMFAPLILLGFKSEQVVIFFMTNLIYQFFLHTKIIGKLGAVEGWINTPSAHRVHHGRNELYLDKNFGGILMIWDRLFGTYQAETEVPEYGILGKFESNNPFTVQLHKVPGYQKLAALCLVRSDVQSLR; encoded by the coding sequence ATGTTTGAAGGCGCTAGTGCTATTACTTTGCCATTTTTGACTGTGGCACTTTTGATGATTTTGGTAGAGGCGTTTATTAGTTGTAAAAAGGGACTCAAGCTCTACCATGGCCAGGATACGCTCTGCAATCTCGCAATTTTTGTGGGCAATCGACTGGCTCAGCCGTTTTTTGTTGGCTACACATATATGTGCCTAAAGTTTGTCGAGCAGTTTGCCCTTTTTGATTTACCAAATAATTTGGCGACTACAGTTTTTGCAGTTGTTATAACCGATCTGGTTTACTACTGGGAGCACAGGCTGAGCCACACTACAAAGGTGCTCTGGTTCTTTCATGAGGTGCACCACTCAAGTAAGCTTTTTAACCTGACTACAAGTTTTAGATTGCATTGGCTCGGTCGATTTACTTCGCCTGTTATGTTTGCTCCTCTGATTTTGCTTGGCTTTAAAAGCGAGCAAGTAGTAATTTTCTTTATGACTAATTTGATTTATCAGTTTTTTCTCCACACCAAAATCATTGGCAAGCTTGGTGCTGTGGAGGGTTGGATCAATACACCATCGGCTCACAGAGTGCATCACGGCCGCAATGAGCTTTATCTAGACAAAAATTTTGGTGGCATATTGATGATCTGGGACAGACTGTTTGGCACTTATCAAGCCGAGACCGAGGTGCCTGAGTATGGCATCCTGGGCAAGTTTGAGAGCAATAATCCATTTACTGTACAACTGCACAAAGTGCCAGGCTACCAAAAGTTAGCTGCTCTTTGTCTCGTCCGGTCTGATGTCCAGAGTCTGCGCTAA
- a CDS encoding cation:proton antiporter, which translates to MESAIAIISIGLIVFLSHLFAVTFEKTRIPDVLPLVILGLLLGPVFHLASPKDFGQVGQVFTTIALVIILFNCGLELNLGLLLKSFLPALRLGTVTFWVTVATTVWFASQVLGLTLVEGCILGCIAAACSPPVVIPMLAKLNATAETRTMLILESTICEVLGIVSTLAFIKVAQQSTVQPTAMVGHIIASFIMAAMIGFAAGIAWSSLLKIVRHVEDNIFCTPAFVCIVFGTAELFDYSGPVAALVFGLVLGNIKEMSFLRKFPQIKAEAVSLTHMEKTFFAALVFLLKSLFFVYVGLSMQFNSAFLAGTALLLTLWTLIVRLVVVKVTTGPNISTYDRSLVSIMIPKGLAAAVLASLVLQSGVEGAGTIREVAFGIILFSICVVATLTFCLEKGWLNAFFGYVFGQVQHPVTAANDASNMSSVELLQKATGQQAPVDPLAQTLDIRPDETKSS; encoded by the coding sequence ATGGAATCAGCTATAGCGATCATATCTATTGGTCTGATTGTCTTTTTATCCCATCTCTTTGCAGTAACCTTTGAAAAAACCCGCATCCCTGACGTGCTGCCCCTGGTCATTCTGGGGTTATTACTGGGTCCGGTCTTTCACCTGGCTAGCCCCAAAGACTTTGGCCAGGTCGGTCAGGTCTTTACCACCATAGCGCTCGTTATTATCCTGTTTAATTGCGGACTGGAGCTAAATCTCGGGCTTTTGCTCAAGTCATTTTTGCCAGCACTGAGACTGGGCACAGTGACGTTTTGGGTCACTGTCGCAACGACAGTCTGGTTTGCCAGCCAGGTACTGGGCCTGACTCTGGTAGAAGGCTGCATCCTGGGTTGTATTGCAGCGGCATGCTCGCCTCCGGTAGTGATACCGATGCTAGCCAAACTCAATGCCACAGCCGAGACTCGCACCATGCTCATCCTGGAGTCGACTATCTGCGAGGTGCTCGGCATCGTCTCTACTCTGGCCTTCATCAAAGTGGCGCAACAGTCCACAGTCCAACCCACCGCCATGGTCGGACATATCATTGCATCATTTATCATGGCAGCCATGATTGGCTTTGCCGCTGGTATAGCCTGGTCCAGCCTACTCAAAATTGTGCGCCACGTGGAGGACAATATCTTTTGCACACCAGCATTTGTGTGCATCGTATTTGGTACCGCCGAACTCTTTGACTATAGCGGTCCAGTGGCAGCTCTAGTCTTTGGTCTGGTGCTGGGTAACATCAAAGAGATGAGCTTCTTGCGCAAGTTTCCGCAAATCAAAGCAGAAGCCGTCAGCCTCACCCACATGGAAAAAACATTTTTTGCCGCTCTGGTCTTTTTGCTCAAGTCACTATTTTTTGTCTATGTCGGTTTATCGATGCAATTTAACTCAGCGTTTTTAGCAGGCACAGCGCTGCTTTTGACTCTCTGGACTTTGATTGTCCGACTGGTTGTAGTCAAAGTAACAACCGGTCCTAATATCTCTACTTATGACCGCTCCTTAGTATCAATCATGATCCCCAAAGGACTGGCAGCAGCGGTACTGGCTTCACTGGTATTGCAATCAGGAGTAGAGGGCGCTGGCACCATCAGAGAAGTAGCATTTGGCATCATTCTCTTTAGTATTTGCGTTGTAGCCACTCTGACATTTTGTCTAGAAAAAGGTTGGCTCAATGCCTTTTTTGGCTATGTCTTTGGTCAAGTGCAACACCCAGTTACAGCCGCAAACGACGCCAGCAATATGAGCAGTGTAGAGTTATTGCAAAAGGCCACCGGTCAACAAGCACCAGTCGACCCATTAGCGCAGACTCTGGACATCAGACCGGACGAGACAAAGAGCAGCTAA
- a CDS encoding serine/threonine protein kinase: MNKKTYKERRSTEPKLVVPDDQERPEAPVLVPEQTQQSLSESMAEASPYFDFESNGEESVSDKSQQIELAVRNIIEILASPQNEIWLCLVAVLVLAAILAGAQWWVIAAVAITLVTTGICYKNSTEANRLKMQAFALKVISTKRFWLKSLLVILLANWLSFTTKMWLQFTNYFGSGADRWSADYLVERLFSRIGFVLVVLATIIWLFNRVLRNANQQLLVWFNYSALLVGLFVLCLTFVGVPPLGTADGFGHWFVNWLNFSMVDANLSSFDGLKYQSYFYWLIAAVMYFLLSRPVSMAARAFAVWSVQGRASRSGNILSTFCQTMDSWCRKILVKPAHPVLKYVMQSALTYVVSYVSLYLLVICCPGGIGEGLRNWLGDSLAVAVHQKSNILSAHPGMLYFMAGLFALWGAVPFGLMSLAFLPPSRAARLELHPWGLYHHCFWATLPFSRPMRFWQDFKSVSLAKGKSGTVKLQFFSGGTIKLCRGQISDPDMLLLLSSVDEYSPLCTFDQGALELISRLARLNASVERESKRTGKTYQRKYSAMIFEPLASGDTVCDGKLRVVRQLSSKPLSAVYLVRTGSSQLAVLKQFALPYCVDDSQSKKIARLVADFETECQILKQIDNPLISKVLDTFSDGGSHYMLLDYAPGRDLLRVVQEHGVFGDSECARIAIDVAEIMVKLHSHAPAILHRDLTPDNLVITPAGAIRLIDFGSAHQFVEGITGTLVGKQAYIAPEQLRGKATVQSDIYSFGCCLYYLATGKEPVALTQCDARTAGASVSCRLNELIMSCTAFEAADRPASFVDVIATLKGREALSTMEDGVL; the protein is encoded by the coding sequence TTGAACAAAAAAACCTACAAAGAACGCCGTAGTACTGAGCCCAAACTAGTCGTCCCAGACGACCAGGAACGGCCGGAGGCTCCTGTTCTCGTGCCGGAGCAAACTCAGCAGAGCCTCAGTGAGTCAATGGCTGAAGCCAGTCCTTATTTTGATTTTGAATCAAATGGCGAAGAGTCAGTGTCCGATAAGTCGCAGCAAATTGAATTGGCTGTGCGCAATATCATTGAAATCTTAGCCTCTCCGCAAAACGAGATCTGGCTTTGTCTGGTTGCTGTTTTGGTATTGGCTGCCATCCTTGCTGGGGCGCAATGGTGGGTTATCGCAGCGGTGGCAATTACCTTAGTGACTACCGGTATTTGCTACAAAAATAGTACAGAAGCGAATCGCCTTAAGATGCAGGCTTTTGCATTGAAGGTGATTTCTACTAAGCGTTTTTGGCTCAAAAGTTTGCTTGTAATCCTGTTAGCCAATTGGCTGTCATTTACGACCAAGATGTGGCTTCAGTTCACCAACTATTTTGGTTCAGGTGCTGACAGATGGTCTGCCGACTATTTAGTTGAAAGGCTATTTAGTCGCATTGGTTTTGTGTTAGTTGTCCTGGCTACCATTATCTGGTTATTTAATCGAGTTTTGCGCAATGCAAATCAACAACTTTTGGTCTGGTTTAACTACAGTGCCTTACTGGTGGGATTGTTTGTCTTGTGTCTGACTTTTGTGGGTGTGCCGCCGCTGGGGACTGCTGACGGTTTTGGCCACTGGTTTGTTAACTGGCTCAACTTCAGTATGGTTGATGCCAACTTAAGCAGCTTCGATGGTCTCAAATACCAGAGTTATTTTTATTGGCTAATTGCTGCCGTAATGTATTTTTTGCTCAGCCGCCCTGTCAGTATGGCGGCACGTGCATTTGCTGTATGGTCGGTGCAGGGTCGCGCCTCGCGCTCTGGCAATATACTCAGCACCTTTTGCCAGACTATGGACAGTTGGTGCCGCAAAATTTTGGTCAAGCCGGCCCATCCTGTGCTCAAGTATGTGATGCAGAGTGCACTTACCTATGTTGTTAGTTATGTGTCACTTTATCTGCTCGTGATTTGCTGCCCCGGCGGTATCGGTGAGGGTCTGCGCAACTGGCTCGGTGACAGTCTGGCGGTAGCAGTCCATCAAAAAAGTAATATACTGTCAGCGCATCCAGGCATGCTTTATTTTATGGCTGGGCTTTTTGCCTTGTGGGGAGCCGTGCCTTTTGGTTTGATGAGTCTGGCATTTTTGCCACCTTCTCGTGCAGCCCGGCTCGAGTTGCATCCCTGGGGACTATATCATCACTGCTTCTGGGCGACATTGCCCTTTAGTCGCCCGATGCGTTTTTGGCAGGATTTTAAAAGTGTATCTTTGGCTAAAGGCAAGTCCGGTACAGTTAAATTGCAGTTTTTTAGTGGGGGCACAATCAAGCTTTGCCGGGGGCAGATATCAGATCCCGATATGCTATTGCTGCTTAGCTCGGTGGATGAATACTCCCCACTTTGTACTTTTGATCAGGGGGCTCTAGAGTTGATTAGCCGTCTGGCTCGTCTAAACGCCAGCGTGGAGCGCGAGAGCAAGCGCACAGGTAAGACCTATCAACGCAAGTATAGTGCCATGATCTTTGAGCCACTTGCCTCGGGTGATACTGTATGCGATGGCAAGCTCAGGGTAGTGCGTCAGCTCTCCAGTAAGCCTCTGTCTGCGGTATATCTGGTGCGTACCGGGTCGTCTCAACTGGCTGTGCTCAAGCAGTTTGCGCTGCCCTATTGTGTTGATGATAGTCAAAGCAAAAAGATTGCCAGGCTGGTTGCTGATTTTGAGACTGAGTGCCAGATTCTCAAGCAAATCGATAACCCTTTAATTAGCAAAGTGCTCGATACTTTTAGCGATGGTGGATCTCACTATATGCTCCTGGATTACGCACCAGGTCGTGATCTACTCCGTGTCGTGCAGGAGCATGGCGTCTTTGGCGATAGTGAGTGCGCGCGCATTGCCATCGATGTAGCAGAGATTATGGTCAAATTGCACAGCCATGCACCAGCAATTTTGCATCGAGACTTGACTCCCGACAATTTAGTTATAACTCCAGCAGGTGCCATAAGGTTGATTGATTTTGGCTCGGCTCATCAGTTTGTGGAGGGCATTACCGGCACTCTAGTGGGCAAGCAGGCATACATAGCGCCTGAGCAATTGAGAGGCAAGGCTACAGTACAAAGTGATATTTATAGCTTTGGCTGTTGTCTTTATTATCTGGCTACAGGTAAGGAGCCTGTAGCGCTCACTCAGTGCGATGCTCGTACAGCAGGCGCTAGCGTAAGCTGCCGACTCAATGAGCTGATCATGAGTTGCACTGCATTTGAAGCTGCCGATAGACCAGCGAGTTTTGTTGATGTTATTGCCACTCTCAAAGGTAGAGAAGCATTGTCGACTATGGAGGACGGTGTTTTGTGA
- a CDS encoding serine/threonine protein kinase, which produces MSTESHNIGLSDLLEGLPVAMPGYDCTLAADEITKLPERYNSAQDGLVYLSWLDRLGSILALMWHSKWYFAHLVILDSRRHLFVRSAAGTTWAVLQNFEKCRSNYLASVLRLQAPGYGSSVILSWLPLVLFWFLMLVSFKGAIVFALGTLISWAGYRFVYTMAPQAVQERWDRSWPGRLAKSPAAITIKTGLKNLRPFFLLGLCLSGFTIPFIMFFHWLGKITGFNAHLERRRPVKPDTLILPQNLPVQRSDSDAFFDSPAFAITIMTILLSGIPAYLTYWLYLATGANAFFGNPIAHMLWWQFFLKYFYLGSVGCGLAVLFVKAWFTFPLNFVSTQYDIEVNPDKIIKDNVKGWFGEVMFYGFDTVYHNSELSWHKVVSVDCQEGVGFRYYPLPVTVFKPDSSAYKVFNAIAAFMDAISIGKAQDRNLTISDCDGATLRVRLYELDERQRIDLLTAIRKYAPQAQITDRAQEALVGAAILKDASHTELWFSLLAGASRSKAAQLLARDEALDDNLTDPVSGSLLKDGKFKIISKLASGGQATIYDALLVDSDERLVIKEFVLADGDGVESLLDSAREFENESLILSRLNHPQIVKLIDMFVANNRAYLAIEYAEGKTLRQLVNEKGAQDQVFVIGLAEQMCDILQYLATLDPPVVHRDFTPDNLLIDETGQLKLIDFSISQLYQDNTQAECAGKHSYTPPEQYRGQATPQSDIYAFGATIYFLLTGVDPVAISVAHPRAINDTVGDKFDQYVAHATAIKLEERFESAQWARMDLDAVKCDLLESKSF; this is translated from the coding sequence GTGAGCACAGAGAGTCATAATATTGGTCTATCAGATTTACTAGAGGGGCTGCCTGTGGCAATGCCCGGCTATGACTGTACTCTTGCTGCAGATGAGATAACAAAGTTGCCAGAGCGCTATAACAGTGCCCAGGATGGGCTTGTTTACCTGTCCTGGCTTGATAGGCTTGGCTCCATTCTGGCCCTCATGTGGCATAGCAAATGGTATTTTGCACATTTAGTGATATTGGACTCACGTCGTCATTTGTTTGTAAGGAGCGCGGCCGGTACGACCTGGGCTGTACTGCAAAATTTTGAGAAGTGTCGCAGTAATTATCTTGCCAGTGTATTGCGGCTCCAGGCTCCTGGCTACGGCTCAAGTGTAATACTGTCCTGGTTGCCGCTTGTGCTGTTTTGGTTTTTGATGTTGGTGTCTTTTAAGGGAGCTATTGTATTTGCTCTGGGCACATTGATATCTTGGGCTGGCTACAGGTTTGTTTATACGATGGCACCGCAGGCGGTGCAAGAACGGTGGGATCGTAGCTGGCCTGGTCGCCTGGCTAAATCTCCCGCTGCCATTACGATCAAGACTGGCCTCAAAAACCTCCGGCCATTCTTTTTGCTTGGTCTGTGTTTGAGCGGATTTACAATACCGTTTATTATGTTCTTTCACTGGCTAGGTAAAATTACCGGCTTCAACGCTCATCTTGAGCGCCGCCGTCCAGTTAAGCCGGATACTTTAATTTTGCCGCAAAACTTGCCGGTGCAACGCAGCGACAGTGATGCTTTTTTTGATTCACCTGCTTTTGCCATTACGATCATGACTATTTTGCTGAGCGGGATACCAGCCTATCTTACTTACTGGCTATATCTTGCTACGGGAGCTAATGCCTTTTTTGGTAATCCGATTGCCCATATGCTCTGGTGGCAGTTTTTTCTCAAATACTTTTATCTTGGTAGCGTTGGTTGTGGGCTGGCTGTGCTTTTTGTCAAAGCCTGGTTTACTTTTCCTCTCAATTTTGTCAGCACACAATATGACATTGAGGTCAATCCAGACAAAATCATCAAAGACAACGTTAAGGGCTGGTTTGGCGAAGTAATGTTTTATGGCTTTGATACTGTCTATCACAACTCTGAGTTGAGCTGGCACAAAGTAGTAAGCGTTGATTGCCAAGAAGGTGTTGGCTTCCGCTATTATCCACTGCCTGTGACAGTTTTTAAGCCTGACAGCTCAGCCTATAAAGTCTTTAACGCCATTGCTGCTTTTATGGATGCTATTAGCATCGGTAAGGCTCAGGATCGCAATTTGACAATCTCGGACTGTGATGGAGCTACTTTGCGAGTGAGACTTTATGAGCTTGACGAAAGACAGCGCATCGATTTACTCACTGCCATCCGCAAATACGCACCCCAGGCTCAAATTACTGACAGGGCTCAGGAAGCATTAGTGGGTGCTGCCATCTTAAAAGACGCCAGCCATACTGAGTTGTGGTTTAGTCTATTGGCTGGCGCAAGCCGCTCTAAGGCTGCTCAGCTACTGGCTCGGGATGAGGCTCTCGATGATAATTTGACCGACCCAGTCAGCGGCAGCCTACTAAAGGATGGCAAATTTAAGATCATATCTAAACTTGCTAGCGGCGGGCAAGCTACTATTTATGATGCTCTGCTGGTGGATAGTGACGAGCGGTTGGTTATTAAAGAATTTGTGCTCGCTGATGGAGATGGCGTTGAGTCCTTGCTTGACAGTGCCCGTGAGTTTGAGAATGAAAGTCTCATATTGAGTCGTTTGAATCATCCTCAGATAGTCAAACTAATAGATATGTTTGTGGCAAACAATCGCGCTTATCTGGCTATTGAATATGCTGAGGGGAAGACATTACGGCAGTTAGTCAACGAAAAGGGCGCTCAAGATCAGGTATTTGTAATTGGATTAGCGGAGCAGATGTGCGATATTTTGCAGTATCTTGCCACACTCGATCCACCAGTGGTGCACAGAGATTTTACTCCGGACAATCTTTTGATAGACGAGACTGGGCAACTCAAATTGATAGACTTTAGCATCTCTCAGCTCTATCAAGACAACACCCAGGCAGAGTGTGCCGGCAAGCACTCTTACACACCTCCGGAGCAATACCGCGGACAGGCGACTCCACAAAGTGACATCTATGCTTTTGGTGCCACTATATACTTTTTACTAACGGGAGTAGATCCTGTTGCTATTTCTGTTGCACATCCGCGTGCTATCAATGACACAGTCGGCGATAAGTTTGATCAATATGTCGCTCATGCTACAGCAATTAAACTGGAAGAACGTTTTGAGAGTGCTCAATGGGCGCGTATGGACCTTGATGCAGTTAAGTGTGATTTGCTAGAGAGTAAGTCTTTTTAG
- a CDS encoding serine/threonine protein kinase yields the protein MLGKGGVGAVFRAEHNVMKKEYAVKVLLADSISQDSWQRFSLEARAIAKMDHANIVKVHNMGTDEDGRPYYVMDLLHGKTLQALSRAKAEIPLPIVLDIFSQIARGLAYAHDKGIIHRDIKPSNIMLIDNKKNYDVKIVDFGMVKLGKNQAAINSQFETKAGEVLGSPLYMSPEQCTGDTCDERSDVYSLGCTLFEILTKSLPFKGQSAMETMMMHQSARPPALRERRPDKTFTMTLEAMVAKMLEKSPAARYQSMHEVVRDLERVAAGKPIGAAGYSTLQNFGTTGGTASATNLDEQEYSSSSKKSDSRLLLMFVAGALSITAIGATLYFIFVPKPSKDISLSPVKGHQTQVPSIGSNSLQAKQIDATPENKRILDILLGAEPIVSRVVDTQNGKYRTVHFPPEAIGFYSYSKENGTLGTHLAKNDRMIPLTAPLTLSVCPGEEIVPFFHPQIYKKIGPEEIAELGINGSSESWLGQVHETFQQQAWQHAIEILDIASTWKALKSLTLMKLSLNSPEAHAKLDKFTHLDNLDLEDMPNLDGATFVKTKVFNNLQSLRIHNCGQVSPLAAGALSHKHLQKLTLDCTDLDQATIRVLASADSLKA from the coding sequence GTGCTCGGCAAGGGCGGCGTGGGCGCTGTCTTTCGCGCCGAACACAATGTCATGAAAAAAGAGTATGCCGTCAAAGTTTTGCTGGCAGACTCTATCAGTCAAGACAGCTGGCAGCGGTTTTCGCTAGAAGCTCGCGCTATCGCCAAAATGGACCACGCCAATATCGTTAAAGTGCACAATATGGGCACTGACGAAGACGGTCGACCGTACTATGTGATGGACTTGCTACACGGCAAAACACTACAAGCACTCAGCCGCGCCAAAGCCGAAATCCCTCTACCGATAGTGCTGGATATTTTTAGCCAAATAGCCAGAGGTCTGGCCTATGCGCATGATAAAGGCATTATCCACCGCGATATTAAGCCCTCCAATATCATGCTCATAGACAACAAAAAAAACTACGATGTCAAAATCGTAGACTTTGGCATGGTCAAACTGGGCAAAAACCAAGCCGCAATCAACTCTCAATTTGAGACCAAAGCTGGCGAAGTATTGGGCTCTCCCCTCTATATGAGCCCAGAGCAGTGCACTGGAGATACTTGCGACGAGCGCTCTGATGTTTACTCGCTGGGTTGCACACTATTTGAAATACTGACAAAGTCTTTGCCTTTTAAGGGGCAATCAGCCATGGAAACCATGATGATGCACCAGTCCGCAAGACCGCCAGCTCTGAGAGAGCGCCGACCGGACAAAACATTTACCATGACGCTGGAAGCAATGGTTGCCAAAATGCTAGAAAAATCCCCAGCGGCGCGCTACCAATCTATGCATGAAGTGGTCCGCGATCTTGAGCGTGTAGCAGCTGGCAAACCGATTGGCGCAGCTGGATACAGCACATTGCAAAACTTTGGCACCACAGGCGGCACCGCCAGCGCCACCAACTTAGATGAGCAGGAATATTCTTCGTCCAGCAAAAAATCTGACTCAAGACTTTTACTTATGTTCGTTGCAGGGGCACTATCAATCACTGCCATTGGAGCAACACTTTATTTTATTTTTGTGCCAAAACCGTCAAAAGATATCAGCCTAAGTCCAGTCAAAGGTCATCAGACTCAAGTGCCATCCATAGGCAGCAATTCACTTCAAGCAAAACAAATTGATGCCACCCCCGAAAACAAAAGGATCTTGGACATCTTGCTCGGCGCCGAGCCGATTGTAAGTCGAGTGGTTGATACCCAAAACGGCAAATATAGAACCGTGCACTTCCCACCTGAAGCTATTGGTTTTTACTCTTATTCAAAGGAAAATGGAACGCTCGGTACACACCTGGCTAAAAACGATCGAATGATTCCACTAACGGCACCGCTGACTCTGTCTGTCTGTCCCGGTGAAGAAATCGTGCCCTTTTTCCACCCCCAAATTTACAAGAAAATTGGTCCGGAAGAAATTGCAGAACTAGGTATAAATGGTAGCAGCGAGAGTTGGCTTGGCCAAGTCCATGAAACATTCCAACAACAAGCCTGGCAGCATGCCATTGAGATTTTGGACATAGCCAGCACCTGGAAAGCGCTCAAGTCTCTCACGTTGATGAAGCTCTCACTCAATAGCCCAGAAGCTCACGCCAAGTTAGACAAGTTTACTCACCTCGACAATCTCGACCTGGAAGATATGCCGAATTTAGACGGCGCCACTTTTGTCAAAACCAAAGTATTTAACAATCTTCAGAGTCTACGCATACATAATTGCGGTCAGGTCTCACCACTAGCAGCAGGGGCGCTCTCTCATAAGCATTTACAAAAGCTGACTCTTGATTGCACCGATCTGGATCAAGCAACCATCAGAGTATTAGCATCTGCCGATAGCTTAAAAGCCTAA
- a CDS encoding diguanylate cyclase, producing the protein MSPDNKPDERYTRDSLFKAKLTDIRRQERKKTEETKKILNARSSLATSKTIMPPEEEVSTGKDRHHVLKDPKTGLYTERFVKRVLKEEVKRAKRYKNSLGIIVGTIINAEDIERSGGPIAKAALDIESARVLQECIRDVDVPGKLDDGGFIVVCPETGEVGLQIIIERLHKRLNYNQKVNLRTTWEPVFCFEAAAFGTSLNNPDFLLNSALEKLTLTALETKAEMENVVNEEKW; encoded by the coding sequence ATGTCGCCTGACAACAAACCAGATGAGAGATATACCAGAGATTCACTCTTCAAAGCCAAACTGACCGATATCAGACGTCAGGAACGCAAAAAGACCGAAGAGACCAAAAAGATTCTGAATGCACGCTCCAGCCTGGCCACTTCTAAGACAATAATGCCGCCAGAAGAAGAAGTCTCCACCGGCAAAGATCGTCATCATGTCCTTAAAGACCCAAAGACCGGTCTGTACACAGAGCGTTTTGTCAAAAGAGTGCTCAAAGAAGAAGTCAAACGCGCCAAACGCTACAAAAATTCTCTCGGTATCATAGTCGGTACCATTATCAACGCTGAAGACATTGAAAGAAGCGGTGGACCCATCGCCAAAGCAGCCCTTGATATCGAATCAGCACGAGTGCTGCAAGAGTGCATCCGCGACGTCGATGTCCCGGGCAAGCTCGATGACGGTGGATTTATCGTGGTTTGCCCCGAGACCGGCGAGGTCGGCTTGCAAATAATTATCGAAAGACTGCACAAGCGACTCAATTACAACCAAAAGGTCAACTTGCGTACCACCTGGGAACCAGTCTTTTGCTTTGAAGCAGCGGCATTTGGTACCAGTTTAAACAACCCTGACTTTTTGCTAAACTCGGCTCTAGAGAAGTTAACTCTCACGGCACTTGAAACCAAGGCCGAAATGGAAAACGTCGTCAACGAAGAGAAGTGGTAA